Genomic DNA from Hyperolius riggenbachi isolate aHypRig1 chromosome 10, aHypRig1.pri, whole genome shotgun sequence:
GAAGAGGGTTCTTTAATGGGACGATTGACCAATATACATATGGGTGGTTGCCTATATCcatgtgtatatgtacagtacatgTGATCTTTTGTGTTCAGCTTCTATCTTAGCTGCTATGCTATAGGAAAATGATTTTATTAGTGATGCATTCTTACCTGTACACAAGGAATACTGTGCACATTTAATCAAATAGgggtgggcaaaaaaaaaaaaccccaagaaaACAGCGGCCTGTAATGAATAGCACCACTCCATGATTAGAAAAAGTATATAAACAATTTTAATTAATATCTCTTCAATATCTCATGATCAACAATCagagttaaaaacaataaaaaacatgtaCGGTATACTCTCAGTTCAATTCATTTATCATAATTCATATAATATGAGAATACTTAGCAGTAATTGCACTGtccctagaacaggcatgggcaaacttggccctccagctgttaaggaactacaaatcccacaatgcttttgcctttatgagtcatggctgtggctgtcagactcctgcactgcattgtgggacttgtagttcctcaacagctggagggccaagtttgcccatacctGCCCTAGAACATTAATGGGTTTGTGAGTTGTGCATTTCCACACATTTCTATGAATTTCACTCCCAATGAGTggaaatgcactgcacagcaattgagggctcgttcacatctagggcgttttcaggcttttttcaagtgcaggtgattttcaaaatcgcccacaaaatgcttgtgcaatgattctctatgaaaaGGTTCATATCTGTGCATTTCGTCCGCTTTGCACTCCACAAAGCGGTGCCTTTaccatttttagggtgattttgctctaatggaaggtaaaggaagagtgataaacgctcacaaaatcgctttatgtgGCGAGTGTGTTtgcggttttaagaataaatacattgtatttactcttttccgggtcaaagagttcgcttcctgactgacatcaggaagttaaaaaatgtaatcgctctgcaaaagcgctgcaCAAAATCGTACCATGCAGTGGAGCACTGGGAGGGGGAACAatgaaaatgtgcaaaaaaaatcGAAAATCGTTGCTGAGCCTGTCAGtgctttcgattttagatgtaaacagagcctcactgttgtagtgtgaatgatgatataaaagtctatggactttcatgttaccatgtgaATGATgatatgaaagtctatggactttcatgttacaaAGCTCATATAATGATGGCATTTTTGCGGCTAGAGACCCGAGAAAtgcgttgcatttgttctggagtatgaattaaatcttgtttaaactatacatagtggttgtgtttggttttggggaggtaagtccatccttgccccccaacttttatctgtttttgcctatgatcaatttttactctgctggcgccttTGTTTCCATTGCCATATTTGTCAGGAAAGAGGCAGTCACTGTGGAACCAGGGGACACTTACTGAAAATGCCATCATTATATGAGCTTTAGGGAGTCTGGGATTATATCATAGAGTAAAATAGGTACATTTACCTAGAAGGTCAACATGATTGGTTAAACCTTGCAACCTTTGAATGTGTTTTATTGCTGATTTTTCACTAATGTGTTATTCTGTAAAATATCAGTTTTATATTCAGAATAGTAGCTAACTCATAGTTATTCAATTGTATCTTTCAGAACTTCCCCGTAGTGAAAACGTACAAGAGAAACACGTGAAAGAGGCAAGAACCAAATGTAGAACCATTGCATCTTTGTTAACTGATGCGCCAAATCCACACTCAAAAGGTGTTCTTATGTTTAAAAAGAGACGCCAGAGAGCAAAGAAATACACGCTTGTGAGTTTCGGAAGTGTAGACGAAGATCGTTATATCGAAGACGAGGACGGTGTGCTTCCAACTAGTGAGTCAGAATTTGATGAGGAAGGTTTCTCCGATGCACGTAGTTTGACAAACAATTCAGATTGGGACAGCACATATCTGGACATTGAAAAGCCCAAAATGCAACAAGAGCATTCTGAAGAAAAGGGTCTAAGTGAGGCATCTGGGAAAGGAGCTGCACTATTTGAAATGCAAAGGCAAAAATCAGAACAGGCTGTAGAAAATATACCAGCACAAATTCCTCAAGCTCATCAGAagacccccactgcccctcctcggAAGTCAGTGCTCAATGGAAATATCAATCAAGCAGTTCATTTAAATAGAAACTATGAAGCTCAGGGTTCTGAGAATACCAAGGTGACAAGTGCACAGATATCATTATCTACCCCGCCCATTCAAGTTCCACAAGCTGATAATGCTCAATCACCTGTCTCTGGAGCAAGCATCTTCAACAGGTCTGCACGACCATTTACTCCAGGTCAAGTTGGACAGCGGAATATAGCCTCATCGGTCATGTTTAACCCAATGCCAGCAAAAAAAACTGAAAGCTCACCAGTGCAAAATGTTGCTTCACCACCATTCATACCAATGACAGCAAATGCAGCTCCGCCACCATTCATACCAATGACACCAAATGTACCTTCAAGTCCTCAAAAAACTCCAGTTAGCTCAGTTGCATCTCTTTATATTCCAGCACCTGGAGCACCACGGACCACTACTGCATCCATCTATCTGTCATCTCCTTCACGTCAGCCAGGACCTCCAGCAGTTGTCTCACAATCAAATATTACAGAttccacaacaacaacaacaaccccAGTCACACCTATAGCATCACAGTTTACCAGTCCTCAAAGCCACACACCTTCTTATACATCAGCTGCTGCCCATTCACCAGAATCTGTAACTTCAAGAGAACAAAAAATTTCTGTACCTGCTGGGCGCACTGGAATCTTAAATGAAGCCCGTAAAAGAGGTGGCAAAAAACAGATGTTTGTGAAAAAGGAGGAGAAGAAGTACCAGCCTAACCCAGAACTGTTGTCTATGGTTCAAAACCTTGATGATAAACCCAAACATGAGCAACATGGTGCAGGTTTTGAGTCTGGACCAGAAGAGGACTTTCTTAGCTTAGGAGCTGAAGCTTGCAATTTCATGCAACCCTCAGGACGGAAAAGTAAAGTTCCTCCACCAGTGGCACCTAAACCCATTTTAAAGACACCTATAGAAGGATTTGTGAATGGATGCCAAGAATTACCTGAACTAAAAGGTAAAGGAGCAGAACTGTTTGCAAAGCGGCAAAGCCGCATGGACAAATTTGTTGTAGATTCAGAACATAGATCTTACTCGAGGCCTAACTCAAGGCCAAGAACGCCCTCACCAACTCCATCTCTTCCGTCATCTTGGAAATACTCATCTAATATTCGCGCACCTCCTCCAATTGGATACAACCCCTTGGTTTCTCCATTTCATCCATTAGCTGCCTCCAAATCTCAAGGCGGCAGAGTAGAGAGTAAAGTTAAAAAAGGTACCAGTGGCAAACCAAGAATGCAAGCCATTGATTTTATGCGTCATCAGCCTTACCAGCTAAATCCAGCAATGTTTTGTTTTAACGATTCTTCAAGCCAGGAAGCTCAAAAAATAAATATCCCTAGTCCAGGTAGACAAGTTCCGGTGAAAACTAGAGCCCATGAGATCAAGCGTTTCTCAACTCCAACTCCAATGTCATCCTCATATAACATGGCTCCAACTGTGCTAGCCCCACGATCTGCAACAACCCTTGCAGAACCAGTGTGGAGAACGGATGTGACCAGCCAATCTACACCTACCAATGTTACAGGCCCGGCACCTTATCATCCTCCTGTCCTAGAGTCTCCACAGTATAACAACCGTCCTGCTTCGGTTCTAGGTCCTATTAGTTCAGGTACCTCTCCCAGAGTATCAATTTCTAGAATCCAAGTACCAAAGCCTAGATTCTCTGCATCTCAAACAGGAATGCAGGCCAATGTTTGGAGGCCAGCCAAAGTTCACTTttgattattttaaatatgccccaagaTGTTCTTCCCCCTTTAGTAAAACTGCTATTGGAAGCTCTGTTTGCTTGCCTGTCGTCTTGTAATAAATATGGGCTGAATAATTCCTTTGCAATCCTTGTATATCTCACAAGATATCATTATGTTAAGCCAAGACTGCTAGTTTTCAAGAACTTAATAGGAAATACAGAAACAGGTCAGAAATGTTGATGATGGACAAAGATGGAACATTGTGCATTACATTTTCACTGAAGGCAAAATGCAAATGCCAAgtataactaatgtacagaatgtAAAAAGCATGTAGTGTCAGACTCATTAAAAAAATGAGCATGCAGTGAGAAAGACTGGAAGatacatgaaatgtatacaaatatTTGAGGAGACTAGTGCAGTTTCAGCATTGATCAAGGGATGTGTTTTATGTTATACCATCACTTAAATTCTGTACCTGTGCTAACTAAAATAATGAGATACCAGTTTGGTGCTCATCATATGATGGACAGAGTTACCTAAGAACCTCTTTGTTATGCGTTGCCATAATAACATCTTCAGGTTCCAACAAACCAATACTGAAGAGAGTCGCATGGTTACTTGCGTGGACTGTAAACGTGTCTGTTTAACCCAACTCTACATTACATCTATTCTGTGATTACATTTAGAAAATATGTTGGTTGTATTCGTGATGCCAGATTAGAAGTATTCAGCAATTGATGTTGTTATTTGGATTTATTTATATGTggcattttaaataaataaaagcaaaaATGCATGATTGATAGTAATTATCACAATCAATATCACATTTATTGTAgacttttctggtgaatgttgaTGTGTGCTTgggagtaaggcccggttcacattagcggtggccgtccggaatcgccgtgccggagccggaccgctttcagaacggacggaacggacgcacggcatggcaatgaaagcctatgcgtccgttcacatgcgtccgttctgccggaccggagccggaccggatccgggccggatccggactccggcgtccgttccaacatgcgctattttttggtccggctcctctggcagccgtatccggagcggagccggactgcaccatccgggcaatacaaagcaatgagagccggagagcgcacaacacactggctacaaaaaacggacgttctaccccacttcctatgcattttggatgaggaccacatgggcccagcgaagagtggggcagcagcaatttcatgctggagctctttttgccagcaacatgtctgatatgtctgaaggaggcgaacaacagagagaattcccaggtttacgagtaaaaaatgcctggatccatggtcccaactgcagtctctgtccccacggatggtctccacacgtccacctgtctccaacaatgaccccagacccttctgctgaccttccagaccccaggtaattaaaaggatgttatctccttaagaaaccggatccggaccgcaaccgtgttcacaccgcacggaaaccggatgcaaacggaccggatccggataggaaccgtacggatcaggtccggtccggatacggtgcggtccggacatccggtgcggtttttactaaaccgcaagtgtgaacggggccttataggGTAAAGACCATCACTGTCATTCTGAGATAGGACTGTCCAATTCTTTCATCAAGGTCTACAGTTCTTCAAACTTTGTGTTTAGGATCTCTGTATATCAAAGAAAATGGCcttaattctggtagctatgtgaggtaaatatttttttgtaggtaaaatacctcatgagttgttttcctcttttttgttagcaattctgaaagttttttctccatttccaaacatgaggtaaaatttgaggtaaatgcataaagtgaggtaaaacatgaggtaattcAGCAGTAAGCTcagagtaaataaataatagtagtctttaattgtcttccataagttaggatagtctttggaagaggtttgtttgtttttttgagggagaaggtgtatttgattatgtagcaacctatgaaaattatatttataggcatcccttataaaaataaaaaaaatccagtaaatatttggagtttaatttctactattcttttctattacacagcctgaataggcatgacactaaaacagcaataggaactccactaaaaagtgcaaaatgcatacaaattaactttacctccaggtacaggcaggtcttaaactgattggtaaattatgtgctaacatgccccctaatttccatgagaatagctatgattacctcataatttaccccatgaggtaaaacatgactaaaacctaccagaattgctaaatgtcattacctcaagaGGTAAAtgacctcacatgaggtaatttgttcgaTAACCattccagaattgaggccattatgttgAAGAAAAGTCTACTTCACTAAATAAAATTAGTTTTATTTGTCCCAAAATCCTTACCTGTATAAAGCTCCTAATAAATCGAATGATACAATTATGAAGGTATTGTGATGCTTTGCACATCATTTGTGGATTAATGAATAAGCAAcctttaaagtaaatgtaaactgattaaaaaaagtcagatacttacctatgaacagggaaggctctggatcctgtagagccttccccaTCTTCTCTTGCTTCCCTTGTTCCAGTGTTGTCATCCCCTTAGCGTGTATTCAACCAACTGGTTGAATACACGACTGTGAATCcttcttcggaagcactcagagACACGTGTGCTTCTGAAGCCCTTCGGGGCGGCAAATGTAAACGGAGGTGACGGCATTGGAATGAGGGAAACAAGAGAGAACAGGGAAGGCgctataggatccagagtcttctctgtccgtaggtaagtatctgacctttttttttttatttgctttacaTTTACTTTAAGCACACTTAAGAATAAGCACACTTTAAAGCATGTCTGTGAGGGTTGAGGGGTTGTGTATGTAATTTTTCTGCAACAGAGTTCAATAGATTTCTCTAGTAGGACTTTtaattatttgtttgtttttgttgctTATTACGACATTTCTGGGATTTTTGATTATGACCTCACAAGTAAGTCTATGggagttataaaaaaaagttacagagggctccaaaaaaatcaaaagaagcaCTAAAGTAATAGTGAACACTGCCCCAGAAGTATGAATAGAGTCCTTTCTACCACTCTGGTGCCCCCAGCAAGACACCCCCACTGATCCCTGTCTGTAGTTATGTACATGTGCTATGATGATAATCCCCTTATTGCATGTgaccatcctatacaataaaatgcaagtgtccctgtgtcatcaACCAGGGCgggccttaggtttcactgcaCCCTGAGCGAAATCGGATTTTGGTGCCTCCCCATCCTCTTTGCGCGCGtacacacatacgcacgcacacacacaggcccaaatatagcaccaacaatttgcaacactcgttatagctgtggtgcgtccctccccaaaaaatgccctcagactcagtataggtaggtaggtaggtagccatgtataggtgccctcagtataggatctcatgtgtaggtgccctcagtgtagatagccaagcataggtagtatagttgccacagtaaaggtagctagtatggttgcccccagtgtaagtagcatagttgtctccatataggtagcatagttacctccagtgtaggtagtataattgccccatataggtagcatagctgcccccagtgtagctagtacagttgcccccagtgtagtagcatagttgctcccagtgtaggtagtatgcccccagtgtaggtagtattccccagtgtaggtagtatgcccccagtgtaggtagtatgcctcagtatgcccccagtgtaggtagtatgccccagtgtaggtagtatgccccagtatgcccccagtgtaggtagtatgccccagtatgcccccagtgtaggtagtatgcccccagcgtaggtagtatgtctccagtgtaggcagtatgcccccagtataggtagtatgcccccagtgtaggtagtatgcccccagtgtaggtattttgccccagtatgcccccagtatgcccccagtgtaggtagtatgcccccagtgtatgtagtatgcccccagtgtaggtcgtttgccccagtatgcccccagtgtaggtagtattcccccagtatgcccccagtgtaggtagtatgcccccagtataggtagtatgcccccagtgtaggtagtacgccCCCAGTATGCCTCCAgtctaggtagtttgccccagtatgcccccaggcaATCCCCCCTCCTTCTGcggcagcgggccgggcagagactgactcacctaacatccagctccagcgccgacgtcactcttctctccccgcctccgctccatctgtagttagagcagagcTATAAGAaaatggccgctgattgtccgcatttgtggcgaccatgttcttgtagtcctgctctaactacagacgaAGAGGATGCAGGGAGAGACAGCGGGTCGGCAAGGGGCaacagggcgcatgcgcccttgagagcatggcgccctgagcgaccgctcaggtcgctcatagcaaaggccggcctggtcatcaactgaatggttgtgtgtccctggcttttttgtactgagcatgtgcgcagccagggcagttaggacacagggccggatctgacagtttgctgtgtgtggttcacagaggttctcattgcgctgccaagcaagcagctccctgtgtgcatatacttcagacagtggtggggaatgaGCAAGCAggacgcgtatgtgcgcgcattgcggggggtagcggctgtgacctagcgcccgttttttaacgggcgggcctttttattAGTACTAACATATAACGTATAGATGTGCTGGCTCTCTCATGCTTCAGTGCTGCACAGGCAACTCAATCTATCTCCCATGCCAGTCCCCCTTTACCAACCACTTTTCTTTTTACTCTCCTTTGCCGAGAGCTCTGCAAGAAAGCACAATGGATTGTGCAGAGTTACCTACACCTGTTCTAAGCTCACTGCAGTAGTTCAGCTCTACCATCCACTGTTCTTCCAGTACTGGGTTATGCAACTCCATTGCCTGACTAAGTCACATGATGATCTAGTGATGGTAGGAGAATAGGTTGGAGACTGTGGAGGGCCCAATGCAACAGTGGTATCTGATGCATAAGCCAGTACATTTCCCACAAAGCGGCTACAGAGGAAGCAGCAAGATGTCACAAGGCAGTAGTATGAAGGCATGGGGTGTTTGCAGCAGTTACCAGCACAAACTACCTTCTAATATGTGGCCTACCCCAACTTGTTCGGACGTTGGCATGTTTGCCAATAATGGAGAACCCTCAAGCCCAGAATTACCCTGACTGCGTACGTCCAGAAACAGCCTTGAGTATGAGTTACATACTTTCAGCCATCTATATGCTTTCATTGAGATGTTAGTTTCTTTAATATATTATTACAAATAAATACTGTAAATCATGGTTGCAAATTGCTGTAGATGGTGAGCAACACCCTAAAAAAGAACACAGAAACAATGGGAGCCCCAATGGTGCAATATGTCACAAGTTCAAtggcaaatgtgaaaaaagtgttgtggtactcacaaaggaaggttgcacagggggcaaccaaccacggaAGGCAGGGGGAGATttataaacctgactccactcgggtgagcAGCTGGAACTGAATTAGGTTGCACTCTTCTTGGCAAAACAACAAAGGACCTATCAGTGGCAGAGCCACTTGGTAACGGAG
This window encodes:
- the SYNPO2L gene encoding synaptopodin 2-like protein, whose translation is MGNDDHILINLSGEGPWGFRLNGGSEKSLPLLVSKVRKRSKACRGGLRENDELISINGKSCAGLTHAEAMQMIDSSGGSLHIRVKRAAAGAQTPRSHRVYPSPSSPNTIRSPEPPTSWGTSLVISNTPGQPRLLHLESITSPPDSEAYYGETDSDADTKASSGHQQSTQQHHSQQQAAPEKHRRARKKSPRSPPGNSNKAENEQQSLSEMSGYESGPGGAAEGVLQPTGVAKREITYQPDGSRAETPFSDVEGFLPAEESEPISNITATSPESLLLPHVTKSIRAERHLIPMIGPVEHPVDEDLTTTYSDKAKEAKLPRSENVQEKHVKEARTKCRTIASLLTDAPNPHSKGVLMFKKRRQRAKKYTLVSFGSVDEDRYIEDEDGVLPTSESEFDEEGFSDARSLTNNSDWDSTYLDIEKPKMQQEHSEEKGLSEASGKGAALFEMQRQKSEQAVENIPAQIPQAHQKTPTAPPRKSVLNGNINQAVHLNRNYEAQGSENTKVTSAQISLSTPPIQVPQADNAQSPVSGASIFNRSARPFTPGQVGQRNIASSVMFNPMPAKKTESSPVQNVASPPFIPMTANAAPPPFIPMTPNVPSSPQKTPVSSVASLYIPAPGAPRTTTASIYLSSPSRQPGPPAVVSQSNITDSTTTTTTPVTPIASQFTSPQSHTPSYTSAAAHSPESVTSREQKISVPAGRTGILNEARKRGGKKQMFVKKEEKKYQPNPELLSMVQNLDDKPKHEQHGAGFESGPEEDFLSLGAEACNFMQPSGRKSKVPPPVAPKPILKTPIEGFVNGCQELPELKGKGAELFAKRQSRMDKFVVDSEHRSYSRPNSRPRTPSPTPSLPSSWKYSSNIRAPPPIGYNPLVSPFHPLAASKSQGGRVESKVKKGTSGKPRMQAIDFMRHQPYQLNPAMFCFNDSSSQEAQKINIPSPGRQVPVKTRAHEIKRFSTPTPMSSSYNMAPTVLAPRSATTLAEPVWRTDVTSQSTPTNVTGPAPYHPPVLESPQYNNRPASVLGPISSGTSPRVSISRIQVPKPRFSASQTGMQANVWRPAKVHF